A region of the Clostridium sp. AN503 genome:
TCAGAAAGTATAACAGAGCAGAGGACTATTTTCAATGGAGGATTTTAAGTTTTTGCATTACTTTATCAGTTTAAAGTAAAAAAGGGTTGATGCAGAAAAACAGTTGTGATATAATGGGCGCTAGCAAGCGGAATGGGTAGGGCCTGATTACCGTGAGCGGAGATTAAAATCTATTTAAGAAAAGTAAAAGGGAAGGCACAAACATTATGAAAAAGAAAATTGCGATCGTCATGGCGGCGGCCATGGCACTGACAATGGCAGGATGCAGCGTATCAACCACATCCAAGGCACCGGCGGGCACCACGGCTCAGACGACGGAGAGTGCATCAGAGACTGCGGCGGGGAGCAGCGAGGCAGCGGACAGCGCCGGGGCGGCAAAAGGTGATGCGGCAGAGACTACAGAGGCTGCAGCAGCGACAGATTATCCGAATAAACCGATCAATATGATCATTCCTTATGGCGCGGGCGGCACCACCGACGTATACGGCAGGACCCTGGCGGCGCTTTTGGAGAAGCAGCTTGGTCAGCCGATCACAGTGACCAATCAGGGCGGCGCGTCCGGCAGCATCGGTTCCCAGTATGTGAAGGACCAGGCGTCCGACGGTTATACCCTGTTAGTGTGCGCAGAGACCATGGGAACCTACCGGACCATGGGGACCAGCGAGCTGGGCTATGATGATTTTACCATCGTGGCGCCGCTTGTGGGCGATCCCAAGGTAGTTGTAGTAGGAAAGGACTCTAAATACAATACCCTTCAGGAGCTTTTAGACGATATCAAGGCGAACCCGGGCAAGATCACCATGTCCCATTCCGGACCTGGCGGCAGCGGCCACAACCAGGGGCTTGTCCTCGGGGAACTGGGCTACGACGTGGCGATGACCAGCTTTGACAGCGGCAACGCAGCGCTGCTTGGCGTGATCGGGGGACAGGTGGATTTCACCAACCCGAATATCTCTACCCTGCAGAGCTACATTGAGAGCGGCGAGGTAAAGGCGCTTGCCGTGTTCTCCTCTGAGCGCATGGAAGCCTATCCGGACATCCCGGCCTTCACCGAGACCGTTCCGGAAGCGGAGAAATACCTGGATATCCCGTACACCGCGCTGACCTTCTGCGTCAACAACGACACCCCGAAAGAGGTGGTGGACGTGCTGAAGGATGCGGCGCAGAAAGTATTTGCAGATCCGGAGTGGACGGAGTTTGTGGAGACCAACGCGGCCGAGAAGCTGTATGAGAAATATACCACCGACGAGGAGATCAAGGCATTTTATGACAAATGCCAGTCCGTTATCTGCTGGCTGCAGTACGACAACGGCGTGGCGCCCAACAGCCCGGACCAGTACGGCATTGAGCGGATGGCGGAGTGATCTGGAAGCTTTGAAAATCATAAGAATCAAAAAGAAGGGACTGCCCGGTGTCACAGCCGGGCAGTCTGTTGGATAAAAGAGAGGGAATGGAATGAAACAGAAATCGATTTGGAACCATGCGGTCCAGGAAGGAATCCTGTTCCTGCTCCTGGGCGGCGCGCTGCTCTGGCACGGGCTGGATGGCTATAACCAGGCGTTTATCAAAGACTGGTCCCAGTCGCCGTACCTGTTCCCGGTACTGGTGGCGGTGCTGATGGGCGCGCTGTCTTTCAGCCTGCTGTATCAGGGGATGAAGGCGATGCAGGGTGGCGGTGCTACGGCGGGAGCTGGAAGACAGATGTCTGATGATGCTCAGGCAATTGCGGGAGCCGGCGGAGAAAAGAAGGCGGATTCTCCGGCAAAGCAAACGATTCCGGTGCTGGTGGTTCTTGGCATGAGCCTGATCTATTACCTGGCTCTGGCGGTGCTCAGGATCCCGTATATTACCTTCGGCATCCTGTCATGGTCTCTGACTATATCGAATTTTGAAGTGTGTACGTTCATTTTCCTGGTGGCGATGATGCTGTATCTGGGGGTCCGCAGGATCCCGGTGCTGGCGGCTGTGCCTTTAGGCACAACCCTGTTCCTCAGTGTGGCATTCCGCGCCATGCTGCATGTACTGTTACCATAGGAGGCTTGGAAAATGGCAGAGATGTTATCACTGGTGGATTTGCATTTTATATTGTTGGTATTTTTAGGCTCCGTGGCGGGCCTGTTTGTCGGTTCCATCCCCGGGCTGTCCGTATCTATGGCGACGGCGCTCCTGGTGTCGATCACCTATACCTGGGAGACAACCGACGCGCTGGCTATGATCATGGGCGTATATGTGGTAGGGGTGTTCAGCGGTGCCGTATCTGCGATCCTGATCAATATCCCGGGCGCTCCGTCGTCCGTAGTCACCACCCTGGACGGATATCCCATGTCGAAGAAGGGAAAGGCATACCAGGCGCTTTATTATGCCACGATCTATTCCTTTATCGGAAGCGTGTTCGGCCTGGTGGCCCTGTGGCTTTTGACCGGACCGGTATCGGAGATCGCGCTGAAATTCCGGCCCATGGATTATTTCCTTCTGGCGCTGTTTGGCCTGACTACGGTTGGCTCCGTGACAGCCAAAAACTATACCAAGGGGCTGATCGCTGCCGCGCTTGGCCTGATCATCAGTATGATCGGCCTGGATCCTCTGGTGGGTACGCCCCGGCTGATCTTCGGCATCAATGAATTGAAAGGCGGGATCAATACGGTTCCGGCCCTGGTGGGTCTGTTTGGATTCGCTGAGGTGCTGAGCGTGGTCTATGATTCCCAGTTGAATCAGGTCGTGGAGAGCATGGAGCGGACCCGCATTTCTTTAAAAGAGGTTTTGAAACACTGGAAGCTGTCTTTGTACACCTCTGCTATCGGAACGGTGATCGGCGCGCTGCCGGGAGCCGGCGGGCCTGTAGCGGCGTTCCTCTCTTATAATGAAGCGAAGCGTCTTGTGAAGGAGCCCGAAGTGCCGTTTGGCGAGGGCGCAGTGGAGGGGATTGTGGCGAGCGAGTCTGCCAATAATGCCTGTATCGGCGGTGCGCTGATCCCCATGCTGACTTTGGCGGTGCCTGGCGACGCGGTGACGGCGATCATCCTGTCGGTGTTTTATGTGCATGGCTTAAAACCGGGGCCCATGTTTATCCGGGAGAGCATAAGCTCGTTCCATGCGATCCTGATCGCCGGATTTATCGCCTGTATCGCCATGCT
Encoded here:
- a CDS encoding tripartite tricarboxylate transporter TctB family protein gives rise to the protein MKQKSIWNHAVQEGILFLLLGGALLWHGLDGYNQAFIKDWSQSPYLFPVLVAVLMGALSFSLLYQGMKAMQGGGATAGAGRQMSDDAQAIAGAGGEKKADSPAKQTIPVLVVLGMSLIYYLALAVLRIPYITFGILSWSLTISNFEVCTFIFLVAMMLYLGVRRIPVLAAVPLGTTLFLSVAFRAMLHVLLP
- a CDS encoding tripartite tricarboxylate transporter substrate binding protein, yielding MKKKIAIVMAAAMALTMAGCSVSTTSKAPAGTTAQTTESASETAAGSSEAADSAGAAKGDAAETTEAAAATDYPNKPINMIIPYGAGGTTDVYGRTLAALLEKQLGQPITVTNQGGASGSIGSQYVKDQASDGYTLLVCAETMGTYRTMGTSELGYDDFTIVAPLVGDPKVVVVGKDSKYNTLQELLDDIKANPGKITMSHSGPGGSGHNQGLVLGELGYDVAMTSFDSGNAALLGVIGGQVDFTNPNISTLQSYIESGEVKALAVFSSERMEAYPDIPAFTETVPEAEKYLDIPYTALTFCVNNDTPKEVVDVLKDAAQKVFADPEWTEFVETNAAEKLYEKYTTDEEIKAFYDKCQSVICWLQYDNGVAPNSPDQYGIERMAE
- a CDS encoding tripartite tricarboxylate transporter permease; this encodes MAEMLSLVDLHFILLVFLGSVAGLFVGSIPGLSVSMATALLVSITYTWETTDALAMIMGVYVVGVFSGAVSAILINIPGAPSSVVTTLDGYPMSKKGKAYQALYYATIYSFIGSVFGLVALWLLTGPVSEIALKFRPMDYFLLALFGLTTVGSVTAKNYTKGLIAAALGLIISMIGLDPLVGTPRLIFGINELKGGINTVPALVGLFGFAEVLSVVYDSQLNQVVESMERTRISLKEVLKHWKLSLYTSAIGTVIGALPGAGGPVAAFLSYNEAKRLVKEPEVPFGEGAVEGIVASESANNACIGGALIPMLTLAVPGDAVTAIILSVFYVHGLKPGPMFIRESISSFHAILIAGFIACIAMLVLGLWVAPKISKMIAVPKNILLPVVTVLCVVGAFACNNRLFDVGLMFLFGLMGFLMRRRGYPAAPLVLALVLGKMMDSNFRRAVSLAAVKDNPMLEMFGHPITIILLICTVGMIVSNIPWFKKRMDWLKNMGRAS